In Methanobrevibacter boviskoreani JH1, one DNA window encodes the following:
- the ahcY gene encoding adenosylhomocysteinase: protein MSNVKDMSLADDGIMKIEWVQKHMPVLEHIKKVFEEEKPFEGITIGSCLHLEPKTVNLGLTLQAGGAEVAMTGCNPLSTHDDAAAGAAALGLNIYGWRGQSDEEYYEAINNVLDHKPDIIIDDGADMIMYLHSNRQELLSHIKGACEETTTGVHRLKAMADDNALKFPVVAVNDAYTKYLFDNRYGTGQSSLDAIMGTTNMLIAGKNFTVCGYGWCGRGVASRARGLGANVIVTEVDPIRALEARMDGYRVMPIREAVKISDIIITVTGNINIISGDDFKYMKDGCMLCNSGHFNVEINRDDLEAQAESVKTVRESIEMFTMKDGRKIYLLADGRLVNLAAARGQGHPAEIMDMSFAVQALSAKYILDHDGKMDIGVMKAPDSIDETVARLKLKAMGIEIDSFTDRQIEYLSDWHEGT from the coding sequence ATGAGTAATGTAAAGGATATGTCTCTTGCAGATGATGGAATAATGAAAATTGAATGGGTTCAAAAACATATGCCTGTTCTTGAACATATTAAAAAGGTATTTGAAGAAGAAAAACCTTTTGAGGGAATTACTATAGGTTCATGTTTACATTTGGAACCTAAAACAGTTAATTTAGGTTTAACATTACAAGCAGGTGGAGCTGAAGTAGCTATGACTGGTTGTAATCCTCTATCTACTCATGATGATGCTGCAGCTGGTGCAGCGGCATTAGGTTTAAACATCTATGGTTGGAGAGGTCAAAGTGATGAGGAATATTATGAAGCTATTAATAATGTTCTAGATCATAAACCTGATATTATAATTGATGATGGTGCGGATATGATTATGTACCTACATAGTAATAGACAGGAACTTTTATCCCATATTAAAGGTGCTTGTGAAGAAACCACTACTGGTGTACATAGATTAAAAGCAATGGCTGATGATAATGCATTAAAGTTCCCTGTTGTAGCGGTAAATGATGCTTATACCAAATATCTATTTGACAATAGATATGGTACAGGACAATCCTCATTGGATGCTATTATGGGTACAACCAACATGTTAATTGCAGGTAAGAACTTCACCGTCTGTGGATATGGATGGTGTGGCCGTGGTGTTGCAAGTAGGGCAAGAGGTTTAGGTGCAAATGTTATTGTAACTGAAGTAGATCCAATTAGAGCTTTAGAGGCTAGAATGGATGGTTACAGGGTAATGCCTATTAGGGAAGCTGTTAAAATCTCCGATATTATCATTACTGTCACCGGTAATATTAACATCATATCCGGTGATGATTTTAAATATATGAAGGACGGATGTATGCTTTGTAATTCCGGTCACTTTAATGTTGAAATTAATAGGGATGATTTGGAAGCTCAAGCAGAATCTGTAAAGACTGTAAGGGAAAGTATTGAAATGTTTACAATGAAGGATGGAAGAAAAATCTATCTTTTAGCTGATGGAAGACTTGTAAATCTTGCAGCTGCAAGAGGCCAAGGACACCCTGCAGAGATTATGGATATGAGCTTTGCAGTTCAGGCTTTATCTGCCAAATATATTTTAGATCATGACGGTAAGATGGATATTGGTGTTATGAAAGCACCGGATTCAATTGATGAGACTGTCGCAAGATTAAAACTAAAAGCTATGGGAATTGAAATAGATTCTTTCACAGACCGTCAAATCGAATATTTATCTGACTGGCATGAAGGAACATAA
- a CDS encoding DUF2119 domain-containing protein, whose translation MGYFKHIDNGDGPTKLFLGGVHGNEGKTAIKMINRLKREDFASGQIYIYNFDSSPYISTVDKRYYESEMGQKVISLINKYKPDFYTELHCYNIEHFKNLTSMSRFESQGVPPLIDCGEYVLVSSVSPLIRIKYFTKETICKTLEIPCLHDEKKLDNAIENYGFNPDKAVDRYMDLLYLITQSVSRKDFTERISKYYPTQVDLAREYVKKIFGEFFPPF comes from the coding sequence ATGGGATATTTTAAACATATTGATAATGGTGATGGACCTACTAAGCTATTTCTTGGAGGAGTTCATGGTAATGAAGGTAAAACTGCTATTAAGATGATTAACCGTCTTAAACGTGAAGATTTTGCCAGTGGTCAGATTTATATCTATAACTTTGATTCCTCACCCTATATTTCAACAGTAGATAAAAGATACTATGAATCTGAAATGGGTCAAAAGGTTATAAGCTTGATTAACAAGTATAAACCGGACTTTTATACGGAGCTTCACTGTTATAATATAGAGCATTTTAAAAATCTTACAAGTATGTCCAGATTTGAATCTCAAGGTGTTCCTCCCTTAATTGATTGTGGGGAATATGTTTTAGTTAGTTCTGTTTCCCCATTAATTAGAATTAAGTATTTCACTAAAGAAACCATATGCAAAACATTGGAGATTCCTTGCCTACATGATGAGAAAAAATTGGACAATGCGATTGAAAATTATGGATTCAATCCAGATAAAGCTGTTGACAGATATATGGATCTATTGTATCTTATTACACAGTCTGTATCCCGTAAGGATTTTACGGAAAGAATATCAAAATATTATCCCACCCAGGTTGATCTTGCAAGGGAATATGTTAAAAAGATTTTTGGAGAATTCTTCCCTCCATTTTAG
- a CDS encoding P-II family nitrogen regulator, which produces MQMIRAIIRPEKVDDVIIALDDEQFHSVTVMDAEGRGIQKGLNKGDEHFDQLPKKLLILVVEDEDVDFVVDLISEEAFTGNPGDGKIFVSPVLEAYTIRTRSQGL; this is translated from the coding sequence ATGCAGATGATAAGAGCAATTATTAGACCTGAGAAGGTTGATGATGTAATTATTGCATTGGATGATGAACAATTCCATTCAGTTACAGTAATGGATGCAGAAGGTCGTGGAATTCAGAAAGGATTAAACAAAGGTGATGAACACTTTGATCAGTTACCTAAAAAACTTTTAATATTGGTAGTTGAAGATGAGGATGTGGATTTTGTAGTTGATTTAATCTCTGAGGAAGCTTTTACCGGTAATCCTGGTGATGGTAAAATATTTGTTAGTCCTGTTTTAGAGGCTTATACAATTAGAACAAGAAGTCAAGGATTATAA
- a CDS encoding P-II family nitrogen regulator encodes MKEIMAFIRDKKYERTKEVLTLLGFPGMTVVPVLGRGRKIQNNKLKTDDFAVIPKKLISIVVPDEDVNLIVEVIMKINSTGRYGDGKIFICPITQSIRLRTDETGDAVL; translated from the coding sequence ATGAAAGAAATCATGGCTTTTATTAGAGATAAAAAATATGAAAGAACTAAGGAAGTCTTAACTCTTTTAGGTTTTCCAGGAATGACTGTCGTTCCGGTTTTAGGAAGGGGTAGAAAAATTCAAAACAATAAATTAAAAACCGATGATTTTGCGGTTATTCCTAAAAAATTGATTTCAATTGTGGTTCCTGACGAGGATGTAAATCTAATAGTTGAGGTAATTATGAAAATCAATTCTACCGGACGTTATGGTGATGGTAAAATATTCATATGTCCTATAACCCAATCCATCAGATTAAGAACAGATGAAACTGGGGATGCTGTTTTATAA
- the fen gene encoding flap endonuclease-1, which translates to MGVKFKDIASPEKINLKDLEGRTIAIDAFNTIYQFLSGIRQRDGTPLKDANGNVTSHLSGLLYRTSSIVERGIKPIYVFDGKPSEYKSDTIAKRKEAKIKSKEEWEKAIKEGNEELARKYAMRTTHITPYVVESSKYLLDLMGIPYVQALGEGEAQASYMVQKKDAWAVASQDYDCLLFGSPRIIRNLTLSGGLSNLEYMELNKVLSNLDFSREQLIDLALLVGTDFNDGVHGIGVKRGMKLLNDNNLENVLEDLDTEPKIDIDILRNIFLNPRVNEDYTIKFKEPDREGIVEFLCGEHGFSKDRVLNSASKIKNLNSSQKSLEDFF; encoded by the coding sequence ATGGGAGTGAAGTTTAAAGATATTGCTTCTCCAGAAAAAATTAATTTAAAAGATTTAGAAGGAAGAACAATAGCTATTGATGCTTTTAATACAATTTATCAATTTTTATCAGGGATTCGTCAAAGGGATGGAACGCCTCTTAAAGATGCTAATGGTAATGTGACTTCCCATTTAAGTGGTCTTTTATATAGAACATCATCCATTGTCGAGCGTGGGATAAAACCTATTTATGTTTTTGATGGAAAACCTTCAGAATATAAATCTGATACAATAGCTAAACGTAAAGAGGCTAAAATAAAATCAAAAGAAGAATGGGAGAAAGCCATTAAAGAAGGCAATGAGGAATTAGCACGTAAATATGCAATGCGTACAACACATATTACACCATATGTAGTTGAAAGTTCCAAATATTTGCTTGATTTAATGGGAATACCTTATGTTCAGGCACTTGGTGAAGGTGAGGCACAGGCATCCTATATGGTTCAGAAAAAAGATGCATGGGCCGTTGCATCACAGGATTATGATTGCTTGTTATTTGGTTCTCCAAGAATTATAAGAAATCTTACCTTAAGTGGAGGACTTTCAAATCTTGAATATATGGAATTAAACAAGGTTCTATCAAATCTTGATTTTTCAAGGGAACAACTAATCGATCTTGCACTTCTTGTAGGTACCGACTTTAATGATGGAGTCCATGGTATTGGCGTTAAAAGAGGCATGAAACTATTAAATGATAATAATCTGGAAAATGTTCTAGAAGACTTAGATACAGAGCCTAAGATAGACATAGATATTTTAAGAAATATTTTCCTAAACCCTAGAGTAAACGAGGACTATACCATTAAGTTTAAAGAACCGGACCGTGAGGGCATTGTGGAATTCTTATGTGGAGAACATGGTTTTTCAAAGGACAGGGTTTTAAATAGTGCAAGTAAAATCAAGAACCTTAACAGTTCACAGAAAAGTTTAGAAGATTTTTTCTAA
- a CDS encoding chorismate--pyruvate lyase family protein → MIKEENNINKCLIDRINYLENKNNIKLSNTQKILLTTDGSITAILDVLYNKITLKTINQHVEKANKEVSNHFNIDESEEVNNRTIIMHKDDKPLIFAKSYIPLSRINKEIKDSLMTEDIPIGRILKNYKLETRREIGDIEVIKSEPELEEIYKTDDDFLSRNYDIIHNNEKIMWIQEMFPISYFREYLD, encoded by the coding sequence ATGATTAAAGAAGAGAACAATATCAATAAATGTTTAATTGATAGAATAAACTACCTGGAAAACAAGAATAACATAAAGCTATCCAACACACAGAAGATACTTCTTACAACCGACGGATCAATTACTGCAATCTTAGACGTATTATATAATAAAATTACTTTAAAAACCATTAACCAGCATGTTGAAAAGGCAAATAAAGAAGTTTCAAATCACTTCAATATTGACGAAAGTGAAGAGGTAAACAACAGAACCATAATAATGCATAAAGACGATAAACCATTAATATTTGCAAAAAGTTATATTCCTTTATCCAGAATAAATAAAGAAATTAAAGATTCATTAATGACAGAAGACATTCCAATTGGAAGGATCTTAAAGAATTATAAACTTGAGACAAGAAGAGAAATTGGAGACATTGAAGTAATAAAATCAGAGCCAGAACTTGAAGAAATATATAAGACAGATGATGATTTCCTATCAAGAAACTATGATATTATACACAATAATGAGAAAATCATGTGGATTCAGGAAATGTTTCCGATAAGTTATTTTAGAGAATATCTAGATTAA
- the hacA gene encoding homoaconitase large subunit, with translation MNITEKILSEKVGYEVNPGEIIEANVDLVMSHDGTSPPAIKTFEKIADKVWDPEKIAIVFDHNIPANTIGSAEFQKVARNFIKKQGITHHYINGEGICHQVLPEKGLVEPGKIIVGADSHTCTYGAFGAFSTGMGATDIAMVYATGKTWFKVPEAIKIQVEGELGNLTSKDIILNIIGKVGIAGATYQSAEFCGKTIDNLDVASRMTMTNMAIEMGAKNGIMEPNDATIDYVCRRTGKSRNQLNIKKSDKDSVYSKEYYFDINNMEEQIACPNDVDNVKPISKVEGTSIDQGVIGSCTNGRLIDLKNAAEVLDGKKIHEDVRLIVLPASREIYLQALDKGYIKTFMESGAIVCNPGCGPCLGAHMGVLSEGETAISTTNRNFKGRMGDPKSSVYLANSKVVAASAIKGFIARPEN, from the coding sequence ATGAATATTACAGAAAAGATTTTATCAGAAAAAGTAGGTTATGAAGTTAATCCTGGTGAAATTATCGAGGCAAATGTCGACCTTGTAATGTCACATGACGGTACATCACCACCTGCCATTAAAACATTTGAAAAAATAGCAGATAAGGTATGGGATCCTGAGAAGATAGCGATAGTGTTTGATCATAACATACCTGCAAATACAATTGGATCTGCAGAATTCCAGAAAGTTGCAAGAAACTTTATTAAGAAACAGGGCATTACCCACCATTACATTAATGGTGAAGGTATTTGCCACCAAGTACTTCCGGAAAAGGGTTTAGTAGAACCTGGAAAAATCATAGTTGGTGCGGATTCACATACATGCACTTATGGTGCATTTGGAGCATTTTCCACAGGAATGGGTGCAACGGATATTGCTATGGTTTATGCAACTGGTAAAACATGGTTCAAGGTTCCGGAGGCTATAAAAATCCAAGTTGAAGGTGAACTAGGTAATTTAACCTCCAAGGATATTATTCTAAACATAATTGGAAAGGTTGGAATTGCAGGAGCCACCTATCAAAGTGCGGAGTTCTGTGGTAAGACCATTGATAACCTTGATGTGGCAAGTAGAATGACCATGACAAACATGGCCATTGAAATGGGTGCTAAAAATGGCATAATGGAACCTAATGATGCTACTATAGATTATGTATGTAGAAGAACCGGAAAAAGTAGAAATCAGTTAAATATCAAAAAATCCGATAAGGACTCAGTTTATAGTAAAGAATATTATTTTGATATAAACAATATGGAAGAACAAATCGCATGTCCCAATGATGTGGACAATGTAAAACCGATTAGCAAGGTTGAGGGAACATCTATCGACCAGGGAGTAATTGGTTCTTGTACCAATGGAAGACTAATTGATTTGAAAAATGCCGCAGAAGTTCTTGATGGGAAAAAGATCCATGAGGATGTCAGATTAATAGTTCTTCCGGCATCACGTGAAATATATCTTCAAGCATTAGATAAGGGATATATAAAAACCTTCATGGAATCCGGTGCAATAGTATGTAATCCGGGATGCGGACCATGTTTAGGAGCACATATGGGTGTTTTATCTGAGGGTGAAACAGCCATATCAACTACAAACAGAAACTTCAAAGGTAGAATGGGAGATCCTAAATCATCAGTTTATCTTGCAAATTCAAAAGTAGTTGCAGCCTCTGCAATAAAAGGATTTATTGCAAGACCAGAAAATTAA
- a CDS encoding homocitrate synthase family protein yields the protein MQYYVSPYNKEVKYTFPKDITVYDTTLRDGEQTPGVAFSKDEKIEIAKKLDELKVPQIEAGFPRVSSTEQDTVKTIANEGLDAQVICLARTKLEDIDAALDADVDGVITFMGASDLHLEHKLHFTREQALNICMKSIEYAKDHGLFVAFSAEDATRADLDFLKRMYKKAEGYGVDRVHVADTVGAANPQGITYLVSELKKEINTDIAMHCHNDFGLAVANSIAGLQAGASAVSVTINGIGERAGNASLEELVMALKLLYGKDLGFKTKKIKEISELVSKATGLPVPYNKPIVGKNIFRHESGIHVDAVIEEPLTYEPYVPELVGQKRQLVLGKHSGCRAVKAKLDACGYKVTNDQLCEIVKQVKQTREKGTYINDDVFKEIVKNVNLADL from the coding sequence TTGCAATACTATGTTAGTCCTTACAATAAAGAGGTCAAATACACATTTCCTAAAGATATAACCGTATATGACACTACTTTAAGAGACGGAGAACAAACTCCCGGTGTAGCTTTCTCCAAAGATGAAAAAATAGAAATTGCTAAAAAATTAGATGAACTTAAAGTACCACAGATAGAAGCAGGATTCCCAAGGGTATCCTCAACAGAACAGGATACTGTTAAAACAATAGCCAATGAAGGATTAGATGCACAGGTCATATGTTTAGCTAGAACAAAATTGGAGGATATCGATGCGGCATTAGATGCTGATGTTGACGGGGTAATTACTTTTATGGGAGCTTCCGATTTACACCTTGAACATAAATTACACTTTACAAGGGAACAGGCATTGAATATCTGTATGAAATCTATTGAATATGCTAAAGACCATGGACTATTCGTTGCTTTCTCTGCAGAAGATGCAACAAGGGCAGATTTAGATTTCCTAAAAAGAATGTATAAAAAAGCTGAGGGATACGGTGTTGATAGGGTACATGTAGCAGATACCGTTGGTGCTGCAAATCCTCAAGGAATTACTTACCTTGTATCAGAACTTAAAAAAGAGATTAACACAGATATTGCTATGCATTGCCATAATGATTTTGGACTTGCTGTTGCAAATTCAATTGCAGGACTTCAAGCAGGTGCCAGTGCAGTTTCAGTAACCATCAATGGTATTGGTGAAAGGGCGGGAAATGCTTCACTTGAAGAATTGGTAATGGCCCTTAAATTATTATATGGAAAGGATTTAGGATTTAAAACCAAAAAAATTAAAGAAATCTCAGAACTTGTATCCAAAGCTACAGGCCTACCAGTTCCTTATAACAAGCCAATAGTAGGTAAAAACATATTTAGACATGAATCAGGAATTCATGTAGATGCGGTTATTGAGGAGCCATTAACCTATGAGCCTTATGTACCGGAACTCGTAGGTCAAAAAAGACAATTGGTTTTAGGTAAACATTCAGGTTGTAGAGCAGTTAAAGCAAAACTTGACGCATGTGGTTATAAAGTAACCAATGACCAACTTTGTGAAATTGTAAAACAAGTTAAACAAACAAGAGAGAAAGGTACCTACATCAATGATGATGTCTTTAAGGAAATCGTCAAAAATGTAAACCTTGCTGATTTATAA
- the cyaB gene encoding class IV adenylate cyclase, producing MIEVEAKAKINSFNEVRTKILELKAEKIKTEHQEDIYFNSPICDFAKTDEALRIRKTKTDKESNLFITYKGPKIDKKSKTREEIEMGIEDENKCRKIFEHLGFAAVREVVKDREIYRYKNYEISLDDVKGLDPYMEIEALVEDGTDYSKAQEGLFKVFEKLGITDGFERTSYLGLLENIDEN from the coding sequence ATGATAGAAGTTGAAGCAAAAGCCAAAATCAATAGTTTTAATGAAGTTCGAACAAAAATACTCGAATTAAAGGCAGAAAAGATAAAAACTGAACATCAAGAGGACATATATTTTAACAGTCCTATCTGTGATTTTGCTAAAACTGATGAAGCATTAAGAATAAGAAAAACTAAAACCGATAAAGAAAGTAATCTATTTATAACCTATAAAGGACCCAAAATAGATAAAAAAAGTAAAACTAGAGAGGAAATTGAAATGGGTATTGAGGATGAAAACAAATGTAGAAAAATATTTGAACATCTAGGTTTTGCTGCTGTCCGTGAAGTTGTAAAAGATAGGGAAATTTACAGATATAAAAATTATGAGATAAGTCTTGATGATGTAAAGGGTCTAGATCCCTATATGGAAATTGAGGCACTCGTTGAAGATGGTACCGATTATAGCAAAGCTCAGGAAGGTTTGTTTAAAGTATTTGAAAAATTAGGTATTACTGACGGATTTGAAAGGACCTCATATCTTGGCCTATTAGAAAATATTGATGAAAATTAA
- a CDS encoding TATA-box-binding protein, with translation MTDVDIKIENIVSSASIGKDIVLTDVAKNLPGVDFNREQFPGLVFKLKDPKTAALIFSSGKLVCTGAKSIDDSKLAIRKTVDLMREIDTEIPHEFEIKIQNIVASANLELPLNLEAVALELENTEYEPEQFPGLVYRLTDPKVVLLLFGSGKVVCTGAKTRSDAKLGVERAYDRLKELDLI, from the coding sequence ATGACCGATGTTGATATAAAAATAGAAAACATTGTGTCTTCTGCTAGTATTGGTAAAGATATAGTACTTACTGATGTTGCTAAAAATTTACCTGGTGTCGACTTTAACCGTGAGCAATTCCCTGGTCTTGTTTTTAAATTAAAAGATCCAAAAACTGCTGCTTTGATTTTTAGCTCAGGTAAATTAGTATGTACTGGTGCTAAATCTATAGATGACTCAAAGTTAGCTATTAGAAAAACCGTGGATCTTATGAGAGAAATCGATACTGAAATCCCTCATGAATTCGAAATTAAAATTCAAAATATTGTAGCTTCTGCTAATTTAGAACTTCCGTTAAATTTAGAAGCTGTTGCTTTAGAATTAGAGAATACCGAATATGAACCGGAACAATTCCCTGGTTTAGTATATCGTCTAACTGATCCTAAAGTAGTTTTATTATTATTTGGTTCTGGTAAGGTTGTTTGTACTGGAGCAAAAACTCGTAGTGATGCTAAGCTTGGTGTAGAAAGAGCTTACGACAGACTAAAAGAGTTAGACTTAATATAA
- the serB gene encoding phosphoserine phosphatase SerB, translating to MIKLIVFDLDNVIMNGEAIDEIGKIANVKDEIAEITDKAMKGELDFETSIKERAKLLEGVSVDDIVELRNNIPLTDGAEETVKTLKDAGYDVIIISGSFDIIADPLKDKLGIDEIFVNSLTEEDGKLTGEVTGDLVSGTKLQVLNKYIEDKDIELADCVAIGDGANDISIIESTGLGIAFNGKPAVKEIADVVVDDDNLTAVLDPIKKAADADKKEEFVLADTLEGVKQQKIEKEEEISKIADEREHYNRVAKEQRKIRDELNASLKENLNKAIEYRDERNKINKEVEAEKKLRNAANKELRNLEWSSGKKDKVKIENEIKKIDSIIETRVLDIKKENQLVKNANDLRKQLMDIHEDDKVKAQAEELKKQSEEHHANVVELSEKAQEAHEQMLNYFRKTDEIRAAADEAHKNFIEARKSASAKHEEFKSVLSEIHVINKRLGTSRPKRRKSNKNQPAPKRNLEEKEKAENIFDKFKHGKKLSTEELLLLQKYDIN from the coding sequence TTGATTAAACTTATAGTATTTGATTTAGATAATGTTATAATGAATGGAGAGGCAATAGACGAGATAGGAAAAATTGCAAATGTTAAAGATGAAATTGCTGAAATTACAGATAAAGCAATGAAAGGCGAACTCGACTTTGAAACCTCTATTAAAGAAAGAGCTAAACTTCTTGAAGGAGTTTCAGTCGATGATATTGTTGAATTAAGAAATAATATTCCTCTTACCGATGGTGCTGAAGAGACTGTTAAAACTTTAAAAGATGCTGGCTATGATGTAATTATTATTAGTGGTAGTTTTGATATTATTGCAGACCCATTAAAAGACAAATTAGGTATTGATGAAATTTTTGTTAATTCATTGACTGAAGAAGATGGAAAATTAACTGGTGAGGTGACTGGAGACTTAGTTTCTGGTACTAAACTTCAGGTATTAAATAAATATATTGAAGATAAAGATATTGAATTAGCTGATTGTGTAGCTATTGGTGACGGAGCTAATGATATCTCAATTATTGAATCCACTGGTTTAGGTATTGCATTTAATGGTAAACCTGCTGTTAAAGAAATCGCTGATGTTGTTGTTGATGATGATAATTTAACCGCGGTCTTAGATCCAATTAAAAAAGCTGCTGATGCTGATAAAAAAGAAGAATTTGTTCTTGCAGACACTCTTGAAGGAGTCAAACAGCAAAAAATTGAAAAAGAAGAAGAAATTTCCAAAATTGCTGATGAAAGAGAACATTACAACAGAGTTGCTAAAGAACAACGTAAAATCCGTGATGAATTAAATGCTTCTTTAAAAGAAAACTTAAACAAAGCTATCGAATATAGGGACGAACGTAATAAAATCAACAAAGAAGTTGAGGCAGAGAAAAAATTACGTAACGCTGCTAATAAAGAGCTTAGAAACTTAGAATGGTCTTCAGGTAAAAAAGACAAAGTTAAAATCGAAAATGAAATCAAGAAAATTGATAGTATCATTGAAACTAGGGTTTTAGATATTAAAAAAGAAAATCAACTTGTTAAAAATGCTAATGATCTCCGTAAACAATTAATGGATATTCATGAAGATGATAAGGTAAAAGCACAAGCTGAGGAACTTAAAAAACAATCTGAAGAACATCATGCTAATGTTGTTGAACTTTCCGAGAAAGCTCAAGAAGCACATGAACAAATGTTAAACTATTTCAGAAAAACTGATGAAATCAGAGCTGCTGCTGATGAGGCACACAAAAACTTCATTGAAGCAAGAAAATCTGCTTCTGCAAAACATGAAGAATTCAAATCAGTTTTAAGTGAAATCCACGTCATTAATAAAAGATTAGGTACATCTAGACCTAAAAGACGAAAATCAAACAAAAATCAACCTGCTCCTAAGAGAAACTTAGAAGAGAAAGAGAAAGCTGAAAATATTTTTGATAAATTTAAACATGGTAAAAAGTTATCTACCGAAGAACTTTTACTTTTACAAAAATATGATATAAACTAA